TCAGGGCGGACACTTTGCCGGTGGTGATGTCCGCCTGGCTTGCCGTGGCGCCAAGGCTTGTGGTATAGCCGTCAAACTGTTTGCTCGCCGCGTCCGCCTGCTTGCCGGAGGTCTCCGTGGCCGCGCCCGTGTCCGTGGCGGCGGTGGTTGCGTCAGTGGCCGCCGCTCCGGTGGCGCCGCTGATATTCGCCAGGACGTTCTCGTAATTTTTCGCCGATTCGTTCAGCGCGGCGTATTGCGTCTGCAACTCGGTGATCTTGTCGATCCCCAGGTTGGGGTCCTGCAGTTGGTCCTGTATATCTTTTTGCTGGGCCTGGATGTCCGTCAACGCAGACCACGCCTGGCTTGCCGTCTGCACCTGTTCGGCGGAGAACATGGTGTTGTTGTTTAAAATGTCCTGCGCCAGCGTCAGCCCGTTGGACGCTTCTGTCAGCCCGCTCATGCGGGAGTCCACCACCGCCAGGGAATTTATCAGCGTGTCGAACGCGCTGATGGCGCTGTTGACGTTCACCGTGTCCTGGTTTAACGCCGTGGCCAGGCTCACCGCGTCCGTCGCCGCCTGGGCGGAGGCTTGCCCCGTCAGCCCTATTTCGATGGCAAGATCGGCGGACTGCGCGGCCAGCGCCGCCATCTGCGCGCGCCCTTCCTCCGTGGCCGGATTGAGCTCCGTGGCCAGGGACGCGGCTGATTGCAACGCGGCGCTTGTCCACTCGCTCCCCGCCTGTCCGGCGCCGGTCATCGCCTCGGCGAAATCGAGCGTCGTTGTTATCGTGTCCCCGAGGGCCTTGTTGGCCTGATCGGAAGCGAGGCCGTAATCCTGCACGGCCGTCCCGGCCGCGTAATAGCTGTCGGACACGGTCTGCCATTGCGCGTCGAGATGATCCGTAAGCCCGGTGGTTTGTATTATCCGGTCGTTGATATCATCGAACGACTGGAGCACAAACGCGGCGCCTTCTTTGTTGCCTGACTGCGATTGCGAGGAGAACAGCCCGCCGATCTGCGCCAGCCCGGCGGAGCCTTGTGATTCCAGCGCGGATGTGCCGTAAACGGTCTGCGGGGCGTTGTCCACGCCGCCGCCGAATCCGGGCCCTGATAAATATCCAATCACTCCGCCAAGAACCGCTCCGGCGATGGTCCCCACTACCGGCACCACAGAACCCACCGCAGCCCCGGCGGCGGCTCCGCCGAGCATCGATGATCCTTGAGTTATATCTTGATTCGCGCCCATCTGCCCGGCCAGATATTGCCCGGCATACGATCCCGCCGCGCCCACCCCCGCATAGCCAGCGGCGGAGCCGTAAATGCTGGCGTCCCCGCCCACACCGATGAGCCCTTGGAACGTGTCGGCCCCACCGGCGGCGTCACCGAACAGCGTGGTGGACAGACCGGAGAATGATGTGGGAATGACCGTGGTGGTGGAGCCATTGGCGGACGATGATCCGCCGCTTATCGCGGATGTGATGGAGCCCAGAGCGCCGCCGCCGGCGCTTGTAAATCCGAGGCTCGCGGCGATGTTGAGTGTGATGGCGTTGGCCGCCATTTCCGCCGCGATATTTTTGAACACATCCAGCAGGCTTTGCAGGTCCAGTTTTCCGCTCTCAATCGCGGACTTGATGTTGTCCCGGATATTCGTCCACGCGGTCTCGTTGAGTTTCTGGATCGAGGCGGCGTTAAGCTCAAACGATTTCCAGAAATCATCCTGTTTTTTCTGCGCGGCGGCGACAGCCTCTTCCACCGTCTTCATCCCGGATTTATAGGTGTCCGCCCCTTTTTTGATGATGAGTTCCTGCTTCGCGGCGGAATCCTCGGCCAGCGCGATCCGCGCCTCGTCGGAAAGGGCCGCGTCTTTCAGCTTTTCCGCCAGCGCCGCCACTTCCTTGTCCAGCTCGTAGGATATCCGGGCGTCCACATATGCCTTGTACGCCTCCGAATAGTTTTTTACATCCTCCAGCCGCAGGGTGTTGGCCTCCGCGTCCTTTTTCAGTTTTTCCGCCTGCAGGTTCAGGTCGTATTGCGCCGCGTCCAGCGCCAGCGTCTTCGTTTCCATCGCGGACGCTTCCACCACTTTCGCGGACGCGGCGGCCAGTTCATTTTTCTTGTTTGTGTATTCAGTGTCGATCAGCGCTTTGGCGGTGGCGTTCCCTTTGTATTTGTCCATATCCCGCTGGTATTCCGTCTCCAGCTTTTTGAAAGGATCCGTTTCGGCGGCGAGCGTCAAATCCGTGATGATGCCCTTTATCTTTTTCGCCGCGTCCGCATATGCCTCCGCCTTTAGCTGGGCGCTGGCTCCGGCCGTTTCCAGATTTTTTTTAAGCTCCAGGTTTATTTTTTCAAACTCGGAGGCGAGGGATGATTGAAGTGATTGATCCAGAGCTTTTTGAGCGGGGAGAAGTTTTGATCTCCAGTCGTATTCCTGTTTGAGCGCCGCCACGTTTTTTAGCGCCGCCTGCGCGGCGGTTTCTTTTACGGCGGCGGCTTTTTCTTCCGAAACGATTCCTAGCTGAACCAAAGACGCAAGGCTTTTATGGACGGCGCCTTCCTCGGCCATCGCCTGGACTTTTTCACGGATTTTTTTCGTGTTTGTCGCCTTGGCAATCGCAAGATTTTCCTCGGCCACGCGGGCGGTTTCCGTCGCGTTAAACCACTCATTTATTGCATAGATCGCGGCGCCCACCACCACTGGCAATAACACTATCTCGGCAATACAGGCCGCCACGGCGGCGGAGGTGACTGTTGTGGCCGTTCCAGCGGCGGTTACAGCCGCGCCATAGCCATACATGCTTGCCGCCGCCGCTTCAGCGGCGGTCATCCCGCGCATGGAGATCACAAGATCGGATACGTACCCCGCGGCCTTGGCCACGGAGGGGCCAAACTTGAGGACGGCTCCGGTCGCCACGCCGACGCCGATGGCCAGCGCCGCGCCTTGGGTCACCGCCGCGCGTTCGCCGCTGTCCAATTCGTTGAACGCGTCCAGCGCGGACTTTACTGCGGTGACCGTGCCCTTAAAACTGGTCTGCAACCCTTCGCCGATATTGGTGGCGGCCACCTTGGCGGAGGCGGCCATTTTGTCGAACATCTCTTTGGCCGATGCGTCCACCTCCTTGTTAGCCTTGGCCACCTCCCCGGCGCTGTCTTTCACTTTGGCCAGCGCGGCGGCATACTCCTGCGCGCCATTTCTGGACAGGACCATCGCCATGTTCACGGCGTTTTGATCGGTCAATAGCCGTTGCAGGCCGGTCTGCGTGCCGCCTGTGGCGTTCATCACCGCCTGCAATACTTTGGCGAGCCCCTCATTTTCTATGGCGGATTGGGCGCTGTCATATCCAAGATTTTGATATACCGTGGAAAGTTCACCGCCGCCGCGTGTGAGAGAATCAATCAGGCTCCGCACCCCTATGAGGGCCTTTTGCGTATTACCAAGCGTTTGAGAGCCAACAGAAACCGCCGCGAACATTTCGGCGGTGGACACGCCGGCGTTGTGCATTTCAGTGGCCATCACCCCCAATGACCTGCCCAGGTCCCCCACGGACAGCTTCCCCTCGCGGACGGAGGCAAACAGCTGATCGGAAACATCCGTGGCTTTAGACGCCGGGATGCCGTATGCGTTGAGGACCGTGGAAAGTGTGTCCACCGAGGTGACCATATCCAGCGCGCTTACACTGGACAGATCAGCCGCCGTTTTCAAATATCCCATCATGTCAGCCGCCCCCACGCCGGAACGGTTTGCGGCGTAGAATCCTGCAGTGAGTGCGTCAAGCGGTTGGCCGGTCTCGGTGGAGAGTTTCAGAATCCCGGACTTGAATTCGGATATCCGGGCTTTTGCATCGTCAGATAGAACGGCGACGGAGATCAGCTTCCTTTCGTAGTCCGCAAAGCCCATAGCGGCTGACTCGGCAAAGGATGCTAGTTGGCTGCCCGCGATAAATGCGGCGGTGGTATGCCCCATCTCCGACAATGTGGAGGTAAGGCTTTCCACGTTCGCGGAGAGGCGTTTTAGCGCGCTCTCCGCGCTGTCCGCGTCCGCCGTGACAGTCAGTTTCGTCGTCAGATCAGCCATTGCCCTCTCCGTCCTTACGCCGCTGTCGGGAAATTTCCATCGCCACCCTCGCTATCAGCACGATTTTTTCCAGCGTTCCCCCGCCGTCGTCTATCTCCCGGCTTGCCAGCGCCGCCTGCGCCGCTTCCAGCCGGAACGTCCCGCTGAACCGGTCCCACAGCAGCTCGCCGAACTTCGTCCATATCTCCCACGCCTCCATGTTTTCCACGCGGAGCCGGGGGCTGGACCACTCGCAGTTTTCGCATGCTTCCTCTTTCAGCCACTCGAAGAGTCGTTCGGCGCGGTCTGCGGGGATGGCTCCGAGGCTTCCGCCGGGGGCGGCGGAGTCTGCCCGGTGGATGTCAACGCATTCTTCGCAGGTGGGGCCGCGCCCGCCGAGGTGGTATTCGGCGAACCTTTTAAGTTTCCCAGCTCCGCCTCCGACTTTGTGCGGTTGTACGCAACGATATTGTTCACCGCGAAAATCATCAGCCTGCGGATGTTGTCATTCCGGTCCATCAGATGCACCAGCAGATCGGTGGAAAATTCCACCACCGCCTCCTGCGGCTGGGTGGCGAACCCGTCCATATAGTCCGTGTCGGCGATAAAGGAGAGATACAGCCGGGCGACGCCGTCATCTGATATGCGCCGATCCTGCGCGGCCTCCACATACGATGCGTATATTTTGTTTTCCGCGTTCGCCAGCGCAAGGTCCTGCGCCGCCTGGAGCAACAGGCGCTCGTTGAAGAGATCCTCGATCTCCGGCGCGGATTTTCCCGCAAGGTCTTTCCAGATTGAAACCGGCGCGGCCTCGCTCATCTTTTTCGCGGCGGCCAGGCGCTTCCTAAGTTCCCCCGGCGGCGGGAGGACCACGGTTATCACCACGTTGTCTGTCCACGGGATGTCCGCCTTTATCTCGCCGCGTTTGAACATCGCGATAACTTCCGCGCCGGTCAGCCGCTTATGCCCGTTCACTCCCATTTTCCCGCCCTCCGTATTTTATGGTTGCTGGTAATTTTAGAATCGCGCGATGCGCCACGCCTCGTTGATCACGTCGTTCCCGCTCGCGTCCACGCTGCGCCCAATGGCAAATTCCAGGTCGTGCTTCAGCGTTTTTCCGCTGGTGTCCAGTTTCGTTTTCAGCGAACACTTGTTCGCATAAAACACCAGGCCGTGGGCGTTGTCCGAAGTGGCAATCACGCAGATGACGCTGAACGTCACATCTTTCCCGGCGTTCACCACGCGGGTGTAGTCCGGCTGGTGGAATATGGTCTTGACCGTGATCTTGCCAGTTTTTTTGTCCACGTCCACGTCGCTAGGTCCGTCATAGCCGCTTTCGTCGGTGAACTGGGAAAGCCCCGTGTTCATCTCGAACGCGAAGTTGAGCGCATGGGCAGTCACGGCGTCCGTGGCGCCCGGCTCCAGCATCCGGATGGTCATGGATTTTCCCTGGGCCACGGTCTTGATCGTCGCCGGAAGCGCGGGCCAGTATGGTGTTATCTCCGTGCCAATGGCATGTGTTGCCACTCCCACGTTGGACCGCATGATGGTCACCTCCCCGGTGGTCTCGTTGACGGCGGTGACCAGATCATTTTTTTCCGCGCCGATATTGATCCTCATCCCCACCGCGAGGAACCCTTTGTGTTCCGGGGTGAACGACGCGCTGGCGCTGGCCACGCTTGTGTTGATCGCGGTGGCAAGCCGCGTGGCCTGCATCGTGGTCACATACCCGGCCTCGCCGCTGGCGGTCATTTTCGCCAGCTCTTTTCCGGGGACATCCAATTTGAAGCTGCCCACCGTGCAGCCGTCCGCGCGCATGGCCATCAGGTCCCGGTATGCGTGGCGCACCATCGTTTTGTACGC
The genomic region above belongs to Nitrospinota bacterium and contains:
- a CDS encoding phage tail tape measure protein, producing MADLTTKLTVTADADSAESALKRLSANVESLTSTLSEMGHTTAAFIAGSQLASFAESAAMGFADYERKLISVAVLSDDAKARISEFKSGILKLSTETGQPLDALTAGFYAANRSGVGAADMMGYLKTAADLSSVSALDMVTSVDTLSTVLNAYGIPASKATDVSDQLFASVREGKLSVGDLGRSLGVMATEMHNAGVSTAEMFAAVSVGSQTLGNTQKALIGVRSLIDSLTRGGGELSTVYQNLGYDSAQSAIENEGLAKVLQAVMNATGGTQTGLQRLLTDQNAVNMAMVLSRNGAQEYAAALAKVKDSAGEVAKANKEVDASAKEMFDKMAASAKVAATNIGEGLQTSFKGTVTAVKSALDAFNELDSGERAAVTQGAALAIGVGVATGAVLKFGPSVAKAAGYVSDLVISMRGMTAAEAAAASMYGYGAAVTAAGTATTVTSAAVAACIAEIVLLPVVVGAAIYAINEWFNATETARVAEENLAIAKATNTKKIREKVQAMAEEGAVHKSLASLVQLGIVSEEKAAAVKETAAQAALKNVAALKQEYDWRSKLLPAQKALDQSLQSSLASEFEKINLELKKNLETAGASAQLKAEAYADAAKKIKGIITDLTLAAETDPFKKLETEYQRDMDKYKGNATAKALIDTEYTNKKNELAAASAKVVEASAMETKTLALDAAQYDLNLQAEKLKKDAEANTLRLEDVKNYSEAYKAYVDARISYELDKEVAALAEKLKDAALSDEARIALAEDSAAKQELIIKKGADTYKSGMKTVEEAVAAAQKKQDDFWKSFELNAASIQKLNETAWTNIRDNIKSAIESGKLDLQSLLDVFKNIAAEMAANAITLNIAASLGFTSAGGGALGSITSAISGGSSSANGSTTTVIPTSFSGLSTTLFGDAAGGADTFQGLIGVGGDASIYGSAAGYAGVGAAGSYAGQYLAGQMGANQDITQGSSMLGGAAAGAAVGSVVPVVGTIAGAVLGGVIGYLSGPGFGGGVDNAPQTVYGTSALESQGSAGLAQIGGLFSSQSQSGNKEGAAFVLQSFDDINDRIIQTTGLTDHLDAQWQTVSDSYYAAGTAVQDYGLASDQANKALGDTITTTLDFAEAMTGAGQAGSEWTSAALQSAASLATELNPATEEGRAQMAALAAQSADLAIEIGLTGQASAQAATDAVSLATALNQDTVNVNSAISAFDTLINSLAVVDSRMSGLTEASNGLTLAQDILNNNTMFSAEQVQTASQAWSALTDIQAQQKDIQDQLQDPNLGIDKITELQTQYAALNESAKNYENVLANISGATGAAATDATTAATDTGAATETSGKQADAASKQFDGYTTSLGATASQADITTGKVSALNSALAALPSGVGVAITYSPPVASAASGEWFVPADDKPYNLHYGESVLTANDAATWRNAVSSGVWGAMKTGYLPTASGNPAQNSQTVNSSQTLSFTINAAPGQSAQEIADAVMKTIQRESERGARVISDKGIYRRPA